In Paenibacillus hexagrammi, the following are encoded in one genomic region:
- the wsfD gene encoding glycan biosynthesis hexose transferase WsfD yields MKVRLEWVVVLIAAGVLFEMLFTKPFIGVANNGDFLRVMGAGGIDFLHVGETAHDQYYGYAHSTYGYGSFQFGGYFSSQIVLVVLASLIGRMLSREVFDIHVLSAIYSLVMLTAIYVFFKYRPVASGFTTAVLSLLILFVFFDTAYLAYFNSFFGEPVSLVFFLLTLSLAFVIVRHPSPSLTLLVFYFIAAGFLACSKIQNVPIGAAFALLGLRFLPLQEGRVWRRRVLSLSASLLVLSAGVYLAAPKELKHINLYQTVFFGILKDSLHVTTDLHELGLSDELAVLAGTNFFQDDTAIKQTDPRLQSAFYDNISHKDVMLFYLRHPARWVSKLEQAAVNSMSIRPYYLGNFEKSEGQPYGALSYRFSLWSEFKHTYMPNHLWFVVSFYLAYYLIAFIQYVRAKLASEKTFIEIFFLIGAVGLFALMIPLLGDGEADLGKHLFLFNVTFDVMAVSSMGWLLHTAVQLFHRLAAKSRTTGSSF; encoded by the coding sequence ATGAAGGTTCGGCTTGAATGGGTGGTTGTTCTTATCGCTGCCGGTGTTTTGTTTGAGATGTTATTTACGAAGCCGTTTATCGGTGTTGCCAATAACGGGGACTTTTTAAGAGTAATGGGAGCAGGAGGCATTGATTTCTTACATGTAGGTGAGACGGCACACGATCAATATTATGGCTATGCCCACTCCACATATGGATACGGAAGCTTTCAATTTGGAGGGTATTTCTCCTCACAAATCGTACTTGTTGTCCTAGCCTCTCTGATCGGGAGAATGCTAAGCCGTGAAGTGTTCGACATTCATGTATTGTCGGCCATTTACAGCCTTGTCATGCTTACGGCTATCTATGTGTTTTTCAAATATAGACCTGTTGCTTCCGGTTTTACGACGGCGGTTTTGTCGCTCTTGATTCTGTTCGTTTTTTTCGACACTGCTTACTTGGCTTACTTTAACTCGTTCTTCGGCGAGCCCGTATCTCTCGTATTTTTCCTGCTGACGCTTAGCTTGGCCTTTGTGATTGTGAGGCACCCCTCGCCGTCTTTGACGCTGCTTGTGTTCTATTTTATCGCTGCTGGATTTCTGGCTTGCTCGAAAATCCAAAATGTACCGATCGGGGCCGCATTCGCTCTTCTCGGACTGCGCTTTTTGCCGCTCCAAGAAGGCAGGGTTTGGCGACGGAGGGTTCTCTCCTTATCCGCTTCTTTGCTGGTGCTTTCGGCAGGCGTGTATCTGGCCGCTCCCAAGGAGCTCAAGCACATCAATCTGTACCAAACCGTATTCTTCGGCATCCTCAAAGACTCTCTGCACGTGACAACCGATCTACACGAGTTAGGGCTGTCCGACGAACTTGCGGTGCTGGCAGGAACGAACTTTTTTCAAGACGATACCGCGATCAAACAGACAGATCCAAGGCTCCAGAGCGCTTTTTACGATAACATTTCACATAAAGATGTGATGCTCTTTTATCTTCGTCATCCAGCAAGATGGGTAAGTAAATTAGAGCAGGCTGCAGTGAACAGCATGAGCATTCGTCCTTATTACCTTGGCAATTTCGAGAAGTCGGAGGGCCAGCCGTACGGCGCCTTATCTTATCGTTTCAGCCTCTGGAGCGAATTCAAACACACCTATATGCCGAACCATCTATGGTTTGTCGTTAGCTTTTATCTTGCCTATTACCTGATCGCGTTCATTCAATATGTCCGGGCCAAGCTTGCTTCTGAGAAGACATTCATTGAGATCTTCTTTCTAATCGGCGCAGTCGGCCTATTTGCGCTTATGATTCCTTTGCTGGGCGATGGCGAAGCCGATTTAGGCAAGCATTTATTTTTATTCAATGTCACCTTCGACGTCATGGCCGTGAGCAGCATGGGCTGGCTTCTTCACACAGCCGTTCAGCTGTTTCATCGCTTAGCAGCAAAAAGCCGGACAACGGGGTCCAGCTTCTAG